A window from Thermodesulfobacteriota bacterium encodes these proteins:
- a CDS encoding ATP-binding protein → MAMTVQSSKEKVKPFRLVKYFTFTSLIVIFTGAIVLSILNTHWARTLQRAESEKYALLLIENLNHQIFLQFAIPVVLKYGGISLRKKEQFEHLDKVVRSTLHSFKVEMVNIYSMNETVSYSFDKSLIGKKNYGGAAFKKALRGETVSKQVQVGNMLEILLGIPKESRIITFAPYRAERPLSSLSGPVLGVIEIVQDMSEEYKMIFKFQIDVIITSAIVMSVLFFVLLYVVKRGEGIIQKRTQERLRLEEALSRSKHMSSLGEMVSGISHEIRNPLGIIRSSAELLKKKVADFDPSNTIPDIIVEESGRLNNIITDFLNFAKPKMPHFAQCHVEEILEKNIKYLSSQTEKQGYTIKKDLDLPLPTIMADFDMLYQAFLNLLINSIQAMPNGGTIYSKIHSTQDTVSICIDDEGEGIPDDLSEKIWDPFFTTKQKGTGLGLVIVKNIIKAHEGSIELKNRSAGGVRAIVKLPVNQEK, encoded by the coding sequence ATGGCCATGACCGTCCAATCCTCTAAAGAAAAAGTTAAACCTTTCCGACTTGTTAAATACTTTACTTTTACAAGTTTAATTGTCATCTTTACCGGAGCCATTGTTCTATCCATACTCAACACCCATTGGGCCAGGACGTTGCAGCGTGCGGAAAGCGAAAAATATGCCCTGCTTCTGATAGAAAATCTCAACCATCAGATATTTCTGCAATTCGCCATACCGGTTGTGCTAAAATATGGGGGGATCAGTCTTAGGAAAAAAGAGCAATTTGAACACCTGGACAAAGTGGTAAGAAGCACCTTGCACAGTTTTAAAGTAGAAATGGTAAACATCTACAGTATGAATGAGACCGTTTCATACAGTTTTGACAAATCCCTAATCGGCAAAAAAAATTATGGAGGCGCGGCCTTTAAAAAAGCGCTTAGGGGAGAAACCGTTTCCAAACAGGTTCAAGTAGGAAATATGCTGGAAATTTTGCTTGGTATTCCAAAAGAAAGCCGCATCATTACCTTTGCCCCCTATCGAGCGGAAAGACCCCTTTCCAGTCTATCCGGTCCTGTGCTGGGCGTGATTGAAATCGTCCAGGATATGTCGGAAGAATATAAAATGATTTTTAAGTTTCAAATCGATGTGATTATTACCAGCGCCATCGTGATGTCGGTATTGTTTTTTGTGCTCCTGTATGTCGTCAAGAGAGGTGAAGGAATCATTCAAAAACGTACTCAGGAAAGGCTCAGACTTGAGGAAGCTTTGAGTCGCTCAAAGCACATGTCTTCTTTGGGAGAGATGGTGTCCGGAATTTCCCATGAAATCCGCAATCCGTTGGGAATTATTAGGAGTTCTGCTGAACTGCTAAAGAAAAAGGTGGCAGACTTTGACCCGTCAAACACCATACCGGATATCATCGTAGAGGAATCAGGCCGATTAAATAATATCATCACTGATTTTTTGAATTTTGCCAAACCGAAAATGCCTCATTTTGCCCAATGCCATGTAGAAGAAATTCTTGAAAAGAACATAAAATATCTGTCATCGCAGACTGAAAAACAGGGATATACCATAAAAAAAGATCTTGACCTTCCCCTCCCAACCATAATGGCTGATTTCGATATGCTCTACCAGGCATTTCTCAATCTTTTAATCAATTCCATCCAGGCGATGCCAAACGGCGGAACCATTTATAGTAAAATCCATTCCACCCAAGATACCGTATCGATATGCATTGATGATGAAGGCGAAGGTATCCCGGACGATCTGAGCGAAAAAATTTGGGATCCCTTTTTTACCACCAAGCAAAAAGGAACAGGTCTTGGGTTGGTGATTGTGAAAAACATCATTAAAGCTCATGAAGGCAGTATTGAGCTTAAAAATAGATCTGCCGGCGGAGTCAGAGCCATTGTTAAGCTGCCGGTGAATCAGGAGAAATAA